The sequence GATTTCTCGGAGCCACTTCTTTTCAATAAATACAACGGCCTGGCGTCGAACCTGCTCAACGTCAACATCAGCTACTCGCTGACCATCGTGGGCGGCCAGTTTGTCATGGACAATGATGCGAACAGCCCTGCGTCCGTCACCGCGAACTTCGGAGCGACGCTTGACGCCACCTCCACCGATGTCCAGCTGCGCGACAACACCTTCAATCTCATCGTTGACGATGTCGCCGCCCTGAACACCGGAACATTCAACCTGGCTCCAAACCAAGGAGACGGACTCAACGATTACGATCCGACCGGCCCGGACGGTGCGATCCTTGTTGGCACGACCCAGACGAAGACCGGAAACGGCGATGTGGCCGCTATGTTCCTCGGCGGTTACGTCGGGACGAACCAGTTCACCGTCAATGCGATCGCCAAGCAGGTCGCCAGCCTGACCTCGAACAGCGGTGTCGAGACGGCGACGACCCCGGTCAGTGCCAGGGGCTTCGTCACCGTGACATACACGGTCGTGCCGGAGCCCAGCTCGTCCGCACTCGCCGGCCTCGCGGCACTCGGCCTGGCTTTCCGCCGCCGCCGCGCATGACGGTAAGGTAATGAATCACCCCCCATGAAGGCCCGTGGCTCCCTGGAGCTGCGGGCTTTTTCATTTTCAGGAAAGTCCGCCGGGGCTTGCGGCGTATACATTCCACCGCCACCCCCGGAATCTAACACCCGCAAAGACCTTGGCCTGCATACTCAGAATCACCGCCCTCATGCTCGCCGCAGCCAGTGCGCGCGGCGATGATTCCTACCGCGATCTGATCGAGCCGCTGCTTGTCAGCTATTGCTTCGATTGCCATGGAGACGGCTCCCGCGAGGGCGACTTCCGCATGGATGCCTTCAAGGATCTGGGAACCCATCTCGCCGATACCAAGCACTGGATCCCGGTCTGGCGGAACCTCCGTTCCCAGATCATGCCGCCCTCCGATGAGGCGCAGCCCTCCGCCGAAGAGAAGAAACAACTCCTCTCATGGATCGAGTCCAGCGTATTCAAGCTCGATCCGGAAAACCCCGATCCCGGCCGCGTCACGATACGCCGCCTGAACCGCAACGAATACCGCTACGCGATCCTAGACCTCCTCGGCGTCGAGTTCGACACCACGGAGGCGTTTCCGCCGGACGACACCGGGTATGGCTTCGACAACATCGGCGATGTCCTTTCCGTTTCCCCGCTGCTCATGGAGAAATATCTCACCGTTGCCGAGGAAATCATGAACCTTGCCCTTCCCGACGATGCCTCCGCGCAGGTGCCGCGCACCGATTTCCTGGCCAGCGATTTCAAGCACCCTTCCATCCCGCCGACATGGGCGCCGTTCTCCGATGCCGCGGAATTCACCCTCCGGGTGCCCGTGGAGTGGCCGGGGAAATACCAGATCACGCTCCAGTATTCGATCCAGGGCGCCACCGAGGCGACCACTCAGGAGGCCATCCTGGAAATCACGGCAAACGGCAAGCCGCTGGAAAAAGCCACCCTAGGATGGGACCAGCGCCGCAGCATAGATCTCGGCGCGGAGGCGAAATTCGACAAGGGCACCCGCGAGATCAAGGTTTCCCTAAAACCCGCACAAGCCCCAGCCGAAGGCGAGGAAGCACTCTACCTCTCCATCCAGCGCCTCATCCTGCAGGGGCCGCTCGACGGATCGCGCAAGGAATACTCCAAAGGCCACCGCATGATCTTCGTCGATGGCCCGCCAGCTGAGAAAGACCCCGCGGCGAAGAACGCCTACGCGCGCAAGATCATGCGCTCGTTCGTCTCACGGGCTTTCCGCCGCCCCATCGTGGAAAGCGACATCGACCGTCTGGTGACCATCGTCAACGAGATCGACAAGCTCCCCGGAAAAACCTTCCAGGACGGCATCAAGCAGGCGATCGCCACCTGCCTCGCCTCCCCCCGTTTCCTCTTCCGCGCCGAGATCCAGCCGGAGCCGAACAACCCGGCAAAGGTCGTCCCGCTCGACGAATACGCCCTCGCCTCGCGCCTCTCGTTTTTTCTCTGGTCCTCCGTCCCCGATGACGAACTGCTTTCCCTCGCCTACAACAAGAAACTCCGGCAGAACCTCCGCCAACAGGTCGGGCGCATGCTCAAGGACCCCCGCTCAGAGAGGCTTACGGAAAACTTTGTCGGCCAGTGGCTGCAGGCGCGGGATGTGACCACGGTCGCCGTTTCCGCACCCACCATCCTGGGCGTGGAAAACAACTTCGAGGCGGCGAAGGCATTCGATCCCCGCCTCCGCGATGACATGCGCAAGGAAACCTACGCGCTCTTCGATTTCATCCTCCGCAACGATCGTCCGGTCGAGGAACTCATTTCCGCACGTTACTCCTTCCTCAATGAGCGGCTCGCGAAATTCTACGGAATCAAGGGCGTGAAGGGCGAGGAATTCAAACCCATCGACCTGACGGAGCACCCGGAGCGCGGCGGCCTGCTGACCCAGGGCACCTTCCTCATCGTCACCTCGAACCCCACCCGCACCTCTCCGGTCAAGCGCGGCCTCTTCGTCCTCGACAACCTGCTCGGCACACCGCCGCCACCGCCGCCACCGGACGTCCCGGAGCTGGAGGATGCCAAGGATGCCGGGAAAAACGGCAAACCCACAATGCGCGAGATGATGGAGATCCACCGCGAAGATCCCGATTGCCGCGGCTGCCATGCCCGCATGGATCCCATCGGGCTGGGGCTGGAAAACTTCGATGCCCTCGGGCGCTTCCGGAAAATGGAGAATGGCAAGCCCATCGACACCGCCGGGGAACTCATCACCGGAGAGGAATTCGCGAATGTCGCCACCCTCAAGGAAATCCTAGCCGACAGGCGCAGGCAGGATCTTTACCGCACCGTTTCGGAGAAACTCCTCACCTACGCCATCGGCCGCGGCGTGGAGTACTATGACTCCACAACCATCACCCTGCTCGTCGATCATTTGGAAAAGCACGATGGCAAGCTCGTTGAACTCATCCACGCCATCACCACCTCCGCACCCTTCCAGATGCGCAGGGGCGATGAGTGATCGGAAGTTTTCACAGGGCTTGCTTGACCGTCGTGCAGGTTGGGGGCTAGAACCGCCCGGTTTTTCGCCAGCCGCCTATGAACATCCACGAATACCAAGCCAAGGAGCTCTTCGACCGTTTCCAAGTCCCCAGCCCGAAAGGGAAAGTCGCATCCAGCCCGGAGGAAGCCGCCGACGCTGCGAAGGAATTCGCCGGGGCGAAGCTGGTCATCAAGGCGCAGGTGCATGCCGGCGGGCGCGGAAAAGGCCATTTCAAGAACGGCTTCCAGGGCGGGGTTCACCTCATCGAAAGCCCGGAGCAGGCGGCGGAGTACGCCGGGAAAATGCTCAACGAGACCCTTGTCACGGTCCAGACGGGCGAGGCGGGTCGGGTTGTGCGGAAAGTGATGATCGCCGAGGCGGTGGACATCACCCATGAGTATTACCTCGCCATCCTGATGGACCGCGCCAGCAACGGCCCGGTCATCGTGGCTTCCACGGAAGGCGGCATGAGCATCGAGGATGTCGCCCACGACACCCCTGAGAAGATTTTCCGCCAGGCGGTCCACCCGCTGCTCGGCCTCCAGGCATACGAGATCCGCAAGATTTCCGCCGAGCTCGGCCTCGAGGGAGACATCGCCAAGCAGTTCGGAAAGCTCCTCAGGAATCTCTACAAGCTCTTCATCGACTGCGATTGCTCGATGCTCGAGATCAATCCTCTCGTCACCACCCCCGACGGCCGGGTGCTGGCGCTCGACGCGAAGTTCGGTTTCGACGACAACGCGCTCTACCGCCATCCGGACATCGTCGCGATGCGCGACAAGGAAGAGGAGGATCCGCGTGAGGTCGCCGCTTCCGAATACGACCTCAACTACATCGGCCTCGACGGCAACATCGCCTGCCTCGTCAACGGAGCCGGACTTGCGATGGCCACCATGGACATCATCAAGCACTACGGCGGCGAGCCGGCCAACTTCCTCGACGTAGGCGGCGGCGCCAGCAAGGAGCAGGTCACCGCAGCGTTCAAGATCATCCTCGGTGATCCGAACGTCAAAGGCATCCTGATCAACATCTTCGGCGGCATCATGGACTGCAATGTCATTGCCGAGGGCGTGATCGCCGCAGCCAAGGAAACCGGCCTTCCCATCCCCCTCGTCGTCCGCCTTGAGGGCAACAACGTCGAGGCAGGCAAGGCCACCCTCGCCGCCTCCGGCCTCGATATCGTAGCCGCCTCCACCATGGCGGACGGAGCGGAGAAGATCGTCAAGGCGGTCGGCTGATCCCTGAAAACCCAAAACTGAAAACTAGCAAACTTTTCCCATGGCCATCCTCATCGACGAAAACACCAAAGTCCTCGTGCAGGGCATCACCGGCAGCTTCGGAGCCCGCCACGCGCAACTTTCCCTCGACTACGGCACCAAGCTTGTCGCTGGTGTCACCCCCGGAAAGGGCGGACAAAAGTTCTCAAGCATCGTGCCGATCTTCGACACCGTCTCCCAGGCGGTGAACGAAACCGGTGCAACCGCCTCCGCCATTTTCGTCCCGCCCCCGTTCGCCGCAGACGCGATCCTTGAAGCGATGGACGCCGGAGTGGAGCTCATCGTCTGCATCACCGAGGGCATTCCGGTCATGGACATGATGAAGGTCAAGGAAGCCCTCAAAGGCTCGAAATCCCGCCTCGTCGGCCCCAATTGCCCGGGTCTCGTAACCCCCGGCCGCGGCGAGAAAAGCCACGGCGGCTGCCGCATCGGCATCGCTCCTGGATACATCCACAAGCGCGGCAATGTCGGTGTCGTCTCCCGCTCCGGAACGCTCACCTACGAGGCGGTTTTCCAGCTCACGCAAATGGGCTACGGCCAGAGTACTTGCGTCGGCATCGGCGGTGACCCGATCAACGGCACCAACCATCTCGACGTGCTGAAAATGTTCAACGAGGATCCCGAAACCGAAGCCATCATCATGATCGGCGAGATCGGCGGCAATGCCGAGGCCGAAGCCGCCCGCTGGGCGAAGGACAACTGCAAGAAGCCGATCGCCGGTTTCATCGCAGGCGCCACCGCACCTCCCGGCCGCCGCATGGGCCACGCCGGAGCCATCGTCGGAGGCGAGGAAGACACCGCCGAAGCAAAGAAGAAGATCCTCGCCGAGTGCGGCATCACCGTCGCGGAAACGCCAAGCGACATGGCCACCGCCCTGATGCAAGCCTGGGGCAAGTGATCTGGCGCCGCAGGCTCTGGACTGCTGGGATCCTTCATTCCCAGCTCTCTGGAGGCGGTGGGATCAGCGGAGACCCCAAGAACAACCGAAGCGCACCCAAAAAGCTGGGGATAAGAACCCCAGCAGTCCAAAGCATCGGGTTACCGATGCGGTCTATGTCTTGAAATCCCTCGTCTGGAACGCGAGCCAGCCGATGGTGAAGAGCGATGCATTGAGCCCGATCAGGAACGCGTAGCTTTCCACGATCTTCGGCCATGAGATGTGCTGCTCCATCAGGAACACCCATGCACTCATCCGCCAGGTGACGAAGTAGCTTTCGTAGGGTTTGAAGAAAGGGAAACCCTGCAGGATCATGTCCACGAACAGGATGGTCAGAGTGATGATCGTCGCGGCGGCGGGTTTGATCCGGAAACAGGAGAACATGAACGCGATCGAGGAAAGCGTGATCATGCTGATGCCGATGCCGCCCGCCGAAAGCGCGAGCCTGCCCGCCCCCTCCCACCAGTCCGGATACGCGGCGAAGACTTTCATCTTCGGCTCCATCACGAACAGCCCGCCTTCCCAGCCCACCGCCGCCACCGCCATCGCGTAGCCGCTGACGCCGACGAAGAACACGAAGCTGAACGTGTAGAGGCAGACGGCCGTGTATTTCACCAGCAGCAGCCGCAGCCGCGTGATGGGCCGGGCGAAGACCATGCGCAGGTTCCCGTCCTCGTTCTCCTTCGCCACGATGTCCCCCGCCACCAGCGCGAAATAGATCGAGCCGAGCAGGAACATGCTCAGCAGCATGATCGTGAACGTGATCGTCAGCGAGCTGTAGTAGGTGCCGAACTCCAGCCCGTTCCGCTCCACCAGGTTGCGCATGTGCCGCTGGCTCGCATCCAGCTTGTAGACGAAAAGGATCACCGCCTCCATCACCACGAACGCGCCGTAGCCCATCCACGTCCGCGGCCGGGCGAAAAGCTTGCGGAGCTCGCCCCTGAGTTGTTGGAGAAATGTCATCCGCCCCTTTCATAAGCCGGAATCGCCGCCGCGCCACAGATTTTCATCGGAAGAATCAGGCAGGGACGGCAATCCTTGCCGTCCATATCAAGCGGAGCTTTGCACGGCAGGCAAGCGGGTGAATGGATCCGGCCGCCATATATGGACTTTTAGGGATAAAAGTCCCTGCCTGAAAAAGAGAACGCCCCGTCCCGCGTGGCAGGATGGGGCGTTTGGGAAAACCGGGATCCGGAAATTACCTGCGGCGGCGGAGCAGGAGAAGAGCGCCGAGACCGCCCAAGACTGCTGCGGAGGGCTCAGGGACGACGGGTGTTACATCGGCGTAGGTCGCACCGACGCGGATTTCATCGTAGCGATTCCCCGCAGTTAGGTTCTGTATGCCGAGTGTGTCGAACTTGCTTTGATCGACAATGCCTGTGGCGGTAGAGGCAACGGCACCCAAAGCAAGGCCAGTGCCTGGAAGATATAGGGTGACGGTGTCGTTATCGAGCGCAGTGGCTCCCCATTGGGCGTGACCTACAATGAAATAAGTGCCTGCAGCTTGGGTTGCTTGGGTGCCCACAACCGTGTTAGCGGGCGTGCCGTTTAGATTGCTGCCAATCGCTAAGTTGTCTTCCCATAGGGCGGCATGGAACAACTCAGTGCTTCCGAGTGCGAAACCAATCCCCTGAGTGGTATCTTCCCCTACTCCGGGAGCATCCAAAGCGCCATTCGACGGACCAATCCCATTGTTGGTCAGAGCCATATAAGTTCGATTGTTGATACTGGTCACCTCAAGAATGAGGCTGAACCACAGGTCACCGCCATTCACCAGAAGACCGCTGAAAGCTGTGCTTGCTGTGATGCCTATTTCGGCTTTTGACCATCCGGAGCCAGCATTCGAGGAATCGCCGGCAGTCGCCAAACCGCCATAAGTCATACCTGTGTTCTTGGTATAGCCACCCCCGGCAGTCCAGTTCCCAGAGAGACCTGTCCCGCCGGGGTTTCCTGTCAGAGAGGTATCGGCATCAGGGAAAGTGAAAGATTCATAAATCACCGCACCCTGGAGGACGGACGGCGCGAGGCCGGTGAGGAGGATTGAAGCGGCTAGAGCCTTTCGGGATGCATTTCTTTTCATAGTAACAGTTTGTTGGGGTCTCGTGATCCGAGGGTATTTCGGGAAACGCCCCGAACGGTGTCCATTAGCGCCCGGGATTCGTTCGGATGCAAAACACTTTCGCCTCGCCAACCACAACACATTCCGACAGGTTCGGTGCATGGGGAATTTGCGAATACTCTCCGCCTCCCAGCAGGTGGCGGAGCACTTGCGCTCGGAACTCCTGTCCGGGAGGTGGACGGGAGCCATGCCGGGCGAGGATAAGCTGATCGCGCAGTTGGGAGCTGGGCGCGCCACGGTGAAGGCGGCCTTGCGCCAGTTGGAAGATGAAGGCCTGTTGATCCCGCAAGGGGCTGGGCGGAGGCGCAGGGTTGTGCTCCCAAAAGTCGTGACGCCAGCTCCCTCGCTGCGGGTGGCCCTACTAAACTACGAGCCGCTTGATGATATCCCCGGATACACAACCGAGCTCATGCATCTTTTGGTGGAGGCGGGCCACAGCGCGTATTTCTCCGGGAAGTCGCTATCGGAACTCAGGATGGACTTGGGGCGCATCGTCCGGCATATGGAGGAAACGGACGCAGATGCCTGGGTTGTTACCTCCGGTTCTCGTGAGCTGCTGGAGTGGCTAGCAAGCGGAAAAACCCCGGCCTTTGCGATGTTCGGACGGCGGGGCGACCTCCCAATGGCGGCAGCCGGCCCCGACAAGCCTCCGGCCTACGTCGCGGTCACGCGGCGGCTGATCGAGCTCGGGCACAGGCGGATCGTGCTAATCGCACGCAAGGAACGGCGTTTTCCGAAGCCGGGGGCGAGCGAGCGCGCTTTTCTCGCCACCCTCAAGGCCAACGGGATCCCGACCGGCACTTACAACCTGCCGGATTGGGAAGAGAACCCGGAGGGATTCCATGAACTTCTGCGGCAGCTCTTCGAACGCACGCCCCCCACCGCACTCTTCATCGACCAAGCGCCGTTCTTTTTCGCCGTGCGGCAGTTCCTGTTGAGCCGGAGCCTGCGGGTGCCGGAGGATGTCTCACTGGTTTGTGCAGACGCCGACCCTTATTTCCACTGGAACAAGCCGAGCATTTCCCACATCCGCTGGGACTCGCGCCCGGTGGTGCGGCGCATCGTGCGCTGGGCGGACAACGTGGCGCGGGGCAAGGCGGATATCCGCCAGAGCCGGACTAGGGCGGAGTTCGTCGAGGGCGGAACGATCGGGCCGGCGAGGAGATGAAAAAACGCCCCGTCCCGCGTGGCAGGATGGGGCGTTTGGGAAATCAGGTTTCCGGAAACTTACCTGCGGCGGCGGAGCAGGAGAAGTGTGCCGAGTCCTCCGAGGAAGGCTGCGGAAGGCTCGGGGATCGGGGACACGTCGGCGTAACTGGCACCGACGCGAATCTCATCGTAGCGGACGTAGTTGGCCCCATTTATAAAACCTAAGAGGTCAAGGCCGCTCTGATCAGCGATTACGCCGCTGGAGATTGAGACGGGAGCGCCGAGTACGAGGTCCGTTCCCGGCATGTAGAGAGAGACAGTATCATTGTCAGTCGAGGTTGCTCCCCATTGAACACGACCTACGAGAAAGTAGGTATTAGACATACTACCAGACAAACCTGTGTTTAGCGTCGTTGTTACATTGTTGTCTGGCGCAAAGTTAAAGTTGCTTCCGACGTTGCCGTTCAAATCATCAGACCAAACGTTGGCATAGAAGGTTTCATTTGCAGCGAGACCAAAGCCGATCCCGACACCGCCCGTGTTGAGATCTCCGTTGGCTGCAGCAAGGCCGATGTCTGTAAGTGCGAAAATGGACCGGTTGTTGTCAGAATTAAACTCCATGATCATGCTGAACCACAGCTCAGCGCTGTTGGCGAGAAGGGCGCTGTATGCTGCACTGGAGGTGGCTCCAATCTGTGCACTTTGCCAGCCACCGTTGACGCGTGAGGAATCACCCGAAGTTTCCAGACTGCCATAGGTCATCGGCGTGCTCTCTATCCAGCCGCCACCAGCAGTCCAATTCCCGGAGAGTCCCGTTCCGCCGGGATTTCCTGTGAGGGAAGTATCCGCATCAGGGAATGTGAAGGATTCATAGATCACCGCCGCTCCCTGTAGGGCGGGCGGCGCGAGGCCGGTGAGAAGGATGGCTGCGGCTAGTGCCGTTCTGGATGCGATTGTTTTCATATCAGATATGCGGTTGGGGGTCGGCCTGATCGAAGGGCTTTCCCGCCTGGCTGCCAATGATCTTCCCTCTTGCCAACCACAACCATTTCCTAGAGGTTCATCCCATGGCCAATTTGCGGATTTTCACGGCCTCCCAGCAAGTGGCGGAGCATCTGCGCTCGGAGATCATTTCCGCGACGTGGGCGGGGGCCATGCCGGGCGAGGACAGCCTGATCGCGCGGCTTGGGGTTGGGCGCGCCACCGTGCAGGCCGCCGTGCGCCAGCTTGAGGGGGAGGGGCTGCTGGTTCCCCAAGGCGCGGGAAAGCGCCGGCTCATCGTCCCGCCGGAAAACCAGGCCCCGCCGGCCATGCGGATCGCGATCCTGCTCTACGATCCGGACGAGAGGAAGGTCGACTACCTGCAGGAACTCAAGCAACTGCTCGGCGAGGCCGGGCACACCGCCTTTTTCGCCCCGAAAACCCTGGTCGAGCTGGGGATGAAGGTGGAAAGGGTGGGAAACCTGGTCAAGGCAACCGGAGCGGATGCATGGGTGGTGGTGGCCGGCTCGCAGCCCGTCTTGGAATGGTTTGCTGCCCAACCCCTTCCGGTGTTCGGGCTTCACGGGCGGATCGTGCACGTGCCGATCGCCAGCACGGGCGTGAAGAGAATACCCGTCCTGAAAACGGTGGTGCGCCGCCTGGTCTCGCTCGGCCACCGGCGGATCGTGATGATCGCGCGCGAGGAGCGCCGCAAGCCCATGCCCGGTTTCGTGGAGCAGGCTTTCCTGGATGAACTCGTGGCGCAGGGCGTGCCCACCGGCCCCTACAACCTTCCGGATTGGGAGGATACGCCGGCGGGATACGGGCGTTTGCTCGATTCGCTTTTCCTCCACACCCCGCCCACCGCCCTCCTGATGGATGGCACCCCGATCACCGTCGCGACCCTGCAACATTTGGCGGAGCGCGGCATCGTTGTGCCCCGGGACGTTTCCCTGATCTGCGGGGATCCCGATCCCGCTTATGCCTTCTGTGATCCGGTCATTTCCCACTTCAGCTACGACAGCCGCCCCATGATACGCCGCATCGTCCGCTGGGCGGAAAATATCGCCCACGGAAAGGACGACCGGCGAAAAAGTGCGACCCTGGCGAAATTCGTCGAAGGCGGGACGATAGGCCCGGCGAAGGGGTGAATGGGGAGAAGGATGCCTCCGGCTCCTTTGCAGAGGACCGGGTAATGGGTTCGCGTGGGTTGTGGAGAGGAGCCGGAGGCGTCCTTCTCCATATTGGTATCAGTTCGGGCTCCCCTGGCCGTTGAGGATTTCCATATAGACATCCTCCAGCGAGCGGCGGACGCGGGCGAAGGAGCGGACGCGGACACCGGATTTGACGAGATTTTCGACTGCGACCGCCGGATCGACATGGGCGGGCAGGGAAATCCTTTCGCCGTCGAGAAACGCCCCGCCAAGGGCTTCGATCACCGGCAGCGCGTGCTGCGGCGGATCGAGTGTGACCTGATAGATCGGGATGTCGTCCGTGAAATTTTTCACCGAACCCTCGAAGACGCGCTTGCCCTCGCGGAGGATGGCGACGCGGTCGCACATGAGCTCGACCTCGGCGAGGAGGTGGGAGTTGAAGAGGACGGTCATGCCGCGCTCCTCGCGGAGGCTGAGGATGAAGTCGCGGAACCACTTGATGCCCTCGGGGTCGAGGCCGTCGGTGGGCTCGTCTAACAGAAGCAATTCAGGCTCCGGCAGCAAAGCCTGTGCGAGGGCGAGGCGCTGGCGCATGCCGTGGCTGTAGGTGCGGACTTTGGAGGTGATGCGTTTCGTGAGGCCGACGCGCTCCACGACCTCCCGCGCCGCCTTTTGATCGAAGCCGCCGGAGTAGCCCATCAGGATGCGGAGGTTTTCCCAGCCGCTCATGTAGTCGTAGAAAGCGGGCGCCTCGAAGATCGCGCCGACCTTCGCCAGCGCCTTGCTGCGGTTCCGCTGGACGGAGACGCCGTCGATGAAAACCTCGCCGCCGTCCGGCGCGACCATGCCGAGGATGATCCCGAGCGAGGTGCTTTTGCCCGCGCCGTTGTGGCCTAAGAGCCCGTAGATCTCGCCCTTTTCCAGGCGGAACGACACGTCTTTCAACGCCGGCTTGCCTCCGAATTTCTTGATGAGCCCGCGCGCTTCCAGCATATCAGTTGTTCCCGCTTCCCGTCACGAAACGGGCTTTGTTAGAGCTGCTTGAATCGGCGTAGAGAAAATTCGTCCCGCCGGGGTGCCAGCTTTCCTTGTCGCTGACGAGTGGCACGGAATGCGGCCTGCCCTCGATGCCGAAAAACGAAACCTCGCTGATGAGCAGGCCGTTCTGTGTCACGTTCCAGTTGTAGCTGGATCCGGATTTTTCGAACTCCTCCTTGTCCGCCGGGCAGCGGAAAACATCCGGGCTGCCTACGTAATCGAGCAGCACGGTTTCCAGCGCCGGCTCCGGGGAGTCCTTGCTTGCGCGCCCCAGCGCAAGAATGGGCAGGCGGTTTTGGTTGTCCGCAAGGTAGCCCTGAAGGCCGATGCCGATTTGCCTGAGATTCCCCAGGCAGGAGGCTTCGCGGCTTTTTCCCATCATGGAAATGGTCAGCGGATAGGCGATCCCGCCGATCACCGCGATGATTGCGATGACGATGAGCATCTCCACGAGGCTGAAGCCAGGGACGGGCGGCATTCCGATACCCGGCCGAACCGGCCATTCCCCAACGCGCCGGGCAGAAGAATGCAGCCCCTCCATGGAAGATTCTGTCATCGCGGCTCTCCGAAATCGTTGCCCCTCAGACCCTGCATCACCTCGTTCATCGCCTGCATGAGCGGCGCGAGGTCGAGCTTCGTGTCGGCGCTGGCCTTGTCGAAATAGGCGCGCATGCCCTCCTGGCTGATTTTTGCGAGCAGATCGCCGTCCATTTCCTCCG comes from Akkermansiaceae bacterium and encodes:
- a CDS encoding prepilin-type N-terminal cleavage/methylation domain-containing protein, translated to MPPVPGFSLVEMLIVIAIIAVIGGIAYPLTISMMGKSREASCLGNLRQIGIGLQGYLADNQNRLPILALGRASKDSPEPALETVLLDYVGSPDVFRCPADKEEFEKSGSSYNWNVTQNGLLISEVSFFGIEGRPHSVPLVSDKESWHPGGTNFLYADSSSSNKARFVTGSGNN